The region TGGTAGACATGTAGTCATGCCGTTGCATTCCGACATCGCGGTCGCCTGTCGCAAGATAGGCTTTGATAACCTCAACCCTATCATCTGGTACAAGATCTCCAACGCCAACTATGAGGTAAAGAACGGCAGCAAGTTTCTCGGGAAGCCCTACGAACCCAATGCGATCATCAAGAGCGACATCGAGTTTATTCTGATGCAGCGCAAGCCGGGCGCCTACAGAAGTCCCACTCCTGAGCAGCGGCGCCTCAGCATGATCAGCAAGTCTGAGTACGAGCAGTGGTTCAGACAACTGTGGGACATCCCGGGTGCCTCTACCCGTGACCATCCTGCTCCGTTCCCCTATGAGTTGGCGTATCGGCTGGTCCGCATGTTCTCCTTTGTCGGAGACACCGTCCTCGACCCCTTCTGCGGAACGGGCACCACAATGATCGCTGCTCTCCGCACGGGGCGTAACAGCATAGGCATAGACATTGACCCCGAGTACTGCAGGCTGGCAGCGCGGCGATTGCGGGCCGAGGCGCATACATTGTTCTCGCGAGCGCAGCTTATCTTCGAGAGGGCACAGCCAGCGGTCGAAGGCGGCGTAGTGGTTCGGGAAGACGCTGAGATGTACAGGGTGTCTCCGCGGAGGCGTGGGGTCGAGCGCAGCCAGTAGGCCTCGTAGCGAGCCTACCGTTGTCCCGGCGCATGGACGAGCGGAATTGCAGTGTTCAGTGGCCTGCGAGTCTTGGATGCCTGAGTACCGTTGCTCACGCTCGGCTGTCGGGCGCGTCCGCCATCCCCGCGTTGATTCTAGCAGTAGGGCACGAGTATTCCGTCTGTCATGCACAATTGGGGTAGCAGCGTGGCAGGGCACGTCCCCGGTCAGTGCGGAGGTGCGGCGAGGGCCCGGCGC is a window of Bacillota bacterium DNA encoding:
- a CDS encoding site-specific DNA-methyltransferase, which encodes MPEYRIDQSCTTHRLVLADARRLDFLPDESVHLVVTSPPYWILKRYNENPNQLGHIEEYEEFLEQLSLVWKHCFRVLVAGGRLVCVVGDVCLSRRRYGRHVVMPLHSDIAVACRKIGFDNLNPIIWYKISNANYEVKNGSKFLGKPYEPNAIIKSDIEFILMQRKPGAYRSPTPEQRRLSMISKSEYEQWFRQLWDIPGASTRDHPAPFPYELAYRLVRMFSFVGDTVLDPFCGTGTTMIAALRTGRNSIGIDIDPEYCRLAARRLRAEAHTLFSRAQLIFERAQPAVEGGVVVREDAEMYRVSPRRRGVERSQ